The proteins below come from a single Leptospiraceae bacterium genomic window:
- a CDS encoding AAA family ATPase, translated as MPFLTTDNYIITEKIYESKNSIIYKGKRKSNNENVIGKTLSGEYPSPDALLRFKSEYELLTRINISGVIKVFEMEKLGDRPIFFMEDFVGLSLKDYIKNEKVYLEEFIDITIKVIKILKQIHDKNIIHKDINPANILFNPETRQIKIIDFGISTELLKENPSSISSDLLEGTVYYISPEQSGRMNRTIDYRSDFYSLGVSLYQILTNVLPFNSHDTLEIIHSHIAKKPELPHEIDNRIPEVISFIILKLMAKDAEDRYQTCDGILYDLEECWKRLKNSGEIKQFPIAQKDFSNKLHIPEKLYGRAKEVTQIMKTFHSATKGNAKVLLVSGRSGIGKSALVGEIHKPILEYRGYFIAGKYDQYKRNTPYRAIIQAFQNILNQILTESSESLVRWKSRLGNALGNNGKVITDIIPELELLIGKQPVVPELSPGDSQNRFELVFQNFIHALCDINHPICIFLDDMQWADLPSINLIKSIILNPDSRYILIILSYRDNEVTTTHPFQLAVEEIKKNGIEIKHILLNPLSMFDVNHLISDTLSCNKADTSDLAEVIHLKTGGNPFFVNEVFKNLYEQNLILAPNSKDETAKWSWDIEKIREVKIADNVIELMVEKIEKMADSRIQILKLAACIGNHFRMDVFAKVLGIPEKDSNLELAFLANEGFFLIGDNQARFVHDKIREATYTLITEEERVQNHYKIGSVYLELAGEERTEEYLFPIVNQLNQGRALLKEEEKKRFIDLNIMAGNKSLLSGAYEAAEKFFQIVEETLPRDHWEHNYEESLDTFSKKALAEYLATNYESAEFTFAVILRYAKTTLDKISILEIKVMLYTSQSKMREALDIATEALSVLKVSLPKNPNDLSPLPEILKIKLKLKLRNKPIQSLLNLPLLKNKEQLSILRLLNACFAPSYISKPALFPIIALKMVNSTLNYGISPISPFAFVALGMIQGSALGDFSLGYEFGKLAIDMVDKYKFDAIKSRVYFVFAFTVNHFKYHARTSQKYLAESIQSGMDNGDILYAAYSVNHIVFQSFSMRQNLASISEKFEHYRQINIKLKQDDVRDMFSLIEQATFNLRGLSSDIFMLCGTIFDERITVPKWIDSKNSTTLNAYYLMKIIIEYLLGDKNKVLEYEALAVAHENGNFGTLFIPDHVFFESLALCHLYEHFLKLGKNKDSNNYLQRIKKNQKRMKKWADSCPANFGHKYYIIEAEVHSITGERIQALQAFEKGIELAKEHEYLLEEAIGNELCAKFWIKNKREKYAKIHITEAHYAYKKWGCLPKVQKLEEEFPYLQSLTNSKGNDISFSTVHITASSTSSNALDVKTVLKASQAISGEIVLDKLLSRIMKFVIENAGAQKGYLLLPDQDKLRIEAFGEINSEIKILQSIPLNSDEYLPEAIVNYVLRTKESLVIADATKYAMFATNEYIITKLIRSILCLPILNQGKLIAILYLENNLTTGAFTPDRVEILNILASQAAISMENAKLYQNMLKLNLSYERFVPSQFLTLLGKENVTDVKLGDQIQQEMSILFSDIRSFTELSEKMSPEENFNFLNSYLKMMSPCVLNNNGFIDKYIGDAIMALFPLSAEDALKAAIEMQKQVRVYNNKRLRKNLDPISIGIGIHTGNLMLGTIGSEDRMEGTVISDAVNLASRMEGLTKQYGAAILISQGTLLKLHDPGLYNFRVLDRVRVKGKKDTVSVIEVIDGQSDFIIELFSQTKPDFERGVHYYIMHDLIKAKEYFLKVHTNNPNDKAASIYLQRTDYLLANGIPPEWEGIIDYDTK; from the coding sequence ATGCCATTCTTAACTACAGATAACTATATAATCACAGAAAAAATCTACGAGAGCAAGAACTCGATAATTTATAAGGGAAAACGAAAAAGTAATAATGAGAACGTTATAGGAAAGACTCTAAGTGGAGAATATCCAAGTCCTGATGCCTTACTTCGTTTTAAATCTGAATATGAACTACTGACGCGAATTAATATTTCAGGTGTTATAAAAGTATTTGAAATGGAGAAGTTAGGCGATAGACCTATTTTTTTCATGGAAGATTTTGTTGGACTTTCTCTAAAAGATTATATAAAAAATGAAAAAGTTTATTTAGAAGAATTCATTGATATAACAATTAAAGTCATAAAAATTTTAAAACAAATTCATGATAAGAATATCATCCACAAAGATATAAATCCTGCGAATATACTATTTAATCCAGAAACAAGGCAAATCAAAATTATAGATTTTGGAATTTCTACTGAACTCTTAAAAGAAAATCCATCCAGCATTTCATCCGACCTTTTAGAAGGAACGGTTTATTATATCTCGCCTGAGCAGAGTGGAAGGATGAATCGCACAATCGACTATCGAAGTGACTTTTATTCATTAGGTGTTAGCCTCTATCAAATTTTAACAAATGTTTTACCATTTAATAGCCATGACACTCTCGAAATAATTCACTCCCATATAGCGAAAAAACCAGAGTTGCCGCACGAAATTGATAATCGAATTCCAGAAGTGATTTCATTTATCATCTTAAAGCTAATGGCAAAAGACGCAGAAGATAGATACCAAACTTGTGATGGTATATTGTATGATTTAGAAGAATGTTGGAAACGATTAAAAAATTCAGGTGAGATCAAACAGTTTCCTATTGCCCAAAAAGATTTTTCAAATAAATTACATATCCCAGAAAAGTTGTATGGTCGCGCAAAAGAAGTAACTCAAATCATGAAAACATTTCACAGTGCGACAAAAGGAAATGCAAAAGTTTTGTTAGTATCTGGAAGATCTGGTATCGGAAAATCAGCATTAGTCGGAGAAATACATAAACCAATTCTAGAATACAGAGGATATTTCATTGCAGGAAAATACGATCAATACAAAAGAAATACTCCATACCGTGCAATCATACAAGCTTTTCAAAATATCCTTAATCAAATCTTAACAGAAAGCTCTGAATCTTTAGTTAGGTGGAAATCTAGGTTAGGAAATGCTCTCGGAAACAATGGAAAGGTCATTACTGACATCATACCCGAATTAGAACTACTCATAGGCAAACAACCAGTAGTTCCTGAATTAAGTCCAGGGGATTCTCAAAATAGATTTGAATTAGTATTTCAAAATTTTATTCATGCGTTATGTGATATAAATCATCCAATCTGCATATTTTTAGATGATATGCAATGGGCAGATTTACCTAGTATAAATTTAATCAAATCAATCATCCTAAATCCAGATTCAAGGTATATACTTATCATTTTATCTTACCGTGATAATGAGGTTACTACCACTCATCCTTTTCAATTGGCGGTGGAAGAAATCAAAAAAAATGGAATAGAAATCAAACATATTCTTCTAAATCCTCTTTCCATGTTTGATGTAAATCACCTTATCTCTGATACTCTTTCTTGCAATAAAGCGGATACTTCTGATTTGGCGGAAGTAATTCATTTGAAGACAGGTGGAAATCCTTTTTTTGTTAATGAAGTATTTAAAAATCTTTACGAACAAAATTTAATCCTAGCACCAAACTCTAAAGACGAAACTGCAAAATGGAGTTGGGATATTGAGAAAATAAGAGAAGTTAAAATAGCAGACAATGTCATCGAACTGATGGTTGAAAAAATTGAAAAAATGGCAGATTCTAGAATCCAAATTTTGAAACTTGCCGCTTGTATTGGAAATCATTTCCGAATGGATGTATTTGCCAAAGTGTTAGGTATTCCCGAAAAAGACTCAAATTTAGAATTAGCCTTCCTCGCAAACGAAGGTTTCTTTTTGATAGGAGACAATCAGGCTCGATTTGTTCATGATAAAATAAGAGAGGCTACTTATACATTAATCACAGAAGAAGAAAGAGTTCAGAATCATTATAAGATTGGAAGCGTCTACCTAGAATTAGCCGGTGAAGAAAGGACAGAGGAATATTTATTTCCAATAGTAAACCAACTGAACCAGGGCAGGGCTTTATTAAAAGAAGAAGAAAAAAAGCGATTCATTGACCTAAATATTATGGCTGGAAATAAATCTTTATTATCCGGTGCTTACGAAGCTGCAGAAAAATTTTTCCAAATAGTAGAGGAAACTTTACCTAGGGATCATTGGGAACACAACTACGAAGAGTCATTAGATACTTTTTCAAAAAAAGCATTAGCTGAATACTTAGCAACTAACTACGAGTCTGCTGAATTTACCTTTGCGGTAATACTCCGTTATGCGAAGACTACTCTCGATAAAATTTCTATTCTAGAAATAAAGGTAATGTTATATACTAGTCAAAGCAAAATGCGAGAAGCTTTAGACATTGCAACAGAAGCTTTATCTGTTTTAAAAGTTTCTCTTCCTAAAAATCCAAATGATCTTTCCCCTTTGCCTGAAATTCTAAAAATAAAACTCAAACTCAAACTAAGAAATAAACCTATTCAGAGTTTACTAAATCTCCCGCTATTAAAAAACAAGGAGCAACTCTCTATTTTGCGTTTGTTAAATGCCTGTTTTGCTCCATCTTATATTTCTAAACCTGCCTTATTTCCTATCATTGCATTGAAAATGGTAAACTCTACTTTGAACTATGGAATAAGTCCAATTTCCCCCTTTGCATTTGTGGCTTTGGGAATGATTCAGGGTTCTGCTTTAGGTGATTTTTCACTGGGATACGAATTTGGAAAATTGGCAATAGATATGGTAGATAAATATAAGTTTGATGCAATTAAATCTAGAGTTTACTTCGTATTTGCCTTTACTGTCAATCACTTCAAATATCATGCACGGACTAGCCAAAAATACCTTGCCGAATCAATCCAAAGTGGAATGGATAACGGTGATATACTTTACGCCGCTTATTCGGTGAACCATATAGTCTTTCAATCTTTTTCGATGCGGCAAAATCTGGCTTCTATTTCAGAGAAGTTTGAGCATTATCGCCAAATCAATATAAAACTGAAACAAGACGATGTGCGCGATATGTTCTCTCTCATAGAGCAGGCAACTTTTAATCTACGAGGACTTTCCTCTGATATTTTTATGCTGTGTGGTACTATTTTTGATGAAAGGATAACAGTTCCTAAATGGATCGACTCAAAAAATTCAACAACTCTAAATGCCTATTATTTGATGAAAATTATTATCGAATATCTATTAGGCGACAAAAACAAAGTATTGGAATATGAGGCATTAGCCGTTGCGCATGAAAATGGAAACTTTGGAACCTTATTTATTCCAGATCATGTTTTTTTTGAATCTCTTGCGCTCTGTCACTTATATGAGCATTTTTTAAAATTGGGTAAAAATAAGGATAGTAACAATTACCTGCAAAGAATTAAAAAGAATCAAAAGAGAATGAAAAAATGGGCAGATAGTTGTCCCGCCAACTTCGGGCATAAATATTATATCATCGAAGCAGAAGTTCATTCTATTACGGGTGAACGAATCCAAGCACTGCAAGCTTTTGAAAAAGGAATTGAACTTGCAAAAGAACACGAATATTTATTAGAAGAAGCAATCGGAAATGAACTTTGTGCTAAGTTTTGGATAAAAAATAAAAGAGAGAAGTATGCAAAAATTCATATTACAGAAGCACATTACGCTTATAAAAAATGGGGCTGTCTACCCAAAGTTCAAAAATTAGAAGAAGAATTCCCTTATCTACAAAGTTTGACAAATTCAAAAGGAAATGATATTTCTTTTTCAACGGTTCACATTACAGCGTCGTCTACAAGTAGTAATGCGCTCGATGTTAAAACTGTTCTAAAAGCATCTCAGGCAATATCAGGAGAAATCGTTTTAGACAAACTTCTTTCTAGGATCATGAAATTCGTTATCGAAAACGCAGGAGCACAAAAAGGCTATTTGTTATTACCCGATCAAGATAAGTTAAGAATTGAAGCATTTGGAGAAATCAATTCCGAGATCAAAATACTACAGTCAATTCCTTTAAATTCAGATGAATATTTACCAGAGGCTATTGTAAATTATGTGCTTAGAACAAAAGAATCTCTTGTGATAGCAGATGCTACCAAATACGCCATGTTTGCTACGAACGAATATATAATCACAAAATTAATTCGTTCTATTTTGTGTCTACCTATTTTAAATCAAGGAAAACTGATAGCAATTCTATATCTAGAAAATAATTTAACTACTGGCGCCTTTACTCCTGATAGAGTTGAGATTCTAAATATTTTGGCTTCCCAAGCGGCTATCTCAATGGAAAATGCAAAGCTTTACCAAAATATGCTAAAGTTGAATTTGTCCTATGAGAGATTTGTTCCAAGTCAATTTTTAACTCTCTTAGGAAAAGAGAACGTAACAGACGTTAAACTCGGAGATCAAATCCAACAGGAAATGTCCATCCTATTTTCCGACATTCGATCGTTTACTGAATTATCCGAGAAGATGAGTCCTGAAGAAAATTTTAACTTTTTAAACTCCTATTTAAAAATGATGTCTCCCTGTGTTTTAAATAATAATGGCTTTATTGATAAATATATTGGAGATGCTATTATGGCATTATTCCCATTATCCGCAGAAGACGCACTGAAAGCAGCAATAGAAATGCAAAAACAGGTTAGAGTATATAATAACAAACGACTCAGAAAAAATCTAGACCCTATCAGCATTGGAATTGGAATTCACACTGGTAATTTAATGTTAGGCACTATTGGAAGCGAAGATAGAATGGAAGGAACAGTCATTTCCGATGCCGTGAACTTGGCATCTAGAATGGAAGGTTTAACCAAACAATACGGAGCGGCAATCTTGATTAGCCAAGGTACTCTTTTGAAATTACACGACCCAGGGCTTTATAATTTCCGTGTATTGGACAGAGTTAGAGTCAAAGGGAAAAAAGATACAGTGTCTGTGATTGAGGTTATTGATGGACAATCTGATTTTATCATAGAATTATTTTCACAGACAAAACCAGATTTTGAACGCGGAGTTCATTATTATATTATGCATGACTTAATCAAGGCAAAAGAATATTTCCTAAAAGTTCATACAAATAATCCCA